From a region of the Solanum stenotomum isolate F172 chromosome 2, ASM1918654v1, whole genome shotgun sequence genome:
- the LOC125855425 gene encoding uncharacterized protein LOC125855425, with the protein MWKDRGPGVKILWLWAIGTAGILVTSVVRTRLRDMEQFMNAQQQTPGLIDSPAISDNDDHQSLNSEDFIREEKG; encoded by the exons ATGTGGAAAGACAGAGGACCAGGAGTGAAGATCCTCTGGCTTTGGGCCATTGGAACTGCTGGAA TTTTAGTAACTAGCGTTGTGAGGACCAGACTGCGGGATATGGAGCAGTTTATGAACGCTCAGCAACAAACGCCTGGACTTATTGACTCACCTGCGATAAGCGACAATGATGATCATCAATCATTGAATTCTGAGGATTTCATTCGGGAGGAGAAAGGGTGA